The segment GATTCCTTCTGGTAGTCGCTCCCGTGGTCGCCCAGCGGGCTCTCCGCGACGAGATCGCGGTAGATCTGGTTGCGCCGCTCGAAGCGGCTGGCCGTCATACCGACCGGAGGGCGGACGCTGTCGAGGCCGGTCTGAGGGTCGGGGATGAGGAACGGCCCGTACTCGGCGCCCAGGAAGCCGGCCGTGTGGAATGCTTTTAACTCCTCGGCTTCCCCTACATGAAATCGCTGCCCGATGTTGATAAACGCCGGCAGCGCCGGGTTGATGGGTCCCAGCTCACGCGCGATCCACGACCCGATATGCGGCGCGGCGACGGTCTGCGGGGGTTCGTAGCAGGTGTGCCAGTGGTATTGATGCCTGGAGTGGAGGATGAAGCCGAGGTCGCCCGACTGGTACGACCGGATGACCGTGCCCCGATCCATCACGCTCGCCATCTCTTCCAGCCCCTGGCTGAACCGGATCCCATCCACGGCCGTGGAGATCGAGGGAAAGGTGCTCAACACCCGGTTGGGGTCGATCCCTTTCTCATACGGGACATAGGTTTTGGGGTCGAACGTCTCGGTGTGCGCCATCCCGCCGGCCATCCAGAGGAGGATGACGGTGTCGGCCGTGGCGTGGGCGCGGGCGTTAGTGGCGCACGAGCTGAGGAATGTGGCCGATGGAAGGCCCGCCGCCATCGCGGCCAGCGTCGCCGCCCCGGTCCGCCGCACGAAGTCCCGACGAGATAGGCTGTTGTTCATAACGATGCTCAATAGATCAACTGAAATTCGGGCAGCATGACCAGCGCCCAGAGCAAATCCTGCACGGTCGTAGTATCCGGGGCCGCCCCCAGAAGGTCGAGCGCGACACGACGTTCGGCGTCGGTTGGAGGCCGGCTGAGGGTGGATGCGTACACGCTGTCTACCAGCACGGCCGGCGAGGCCCCCAGGGCGGCGTGCCAGTGCTCGGCGCCGATCTGCATCGTCTCGTAAAACCGATCGCCGTTGGTCATTTCCAGTGCCTGCAGCAGGGTCGTCTGCGTGGGTCGGCTGGTGATGACGGTTTCGCGGCTTTCGCGGCCGAGCGCCTTCAAAAAGTCGTCGTTGTACACCAGGGAGGCCCGGGCGAAGGCCGGCGCGGCGTCCGTCGCCTCGTGGGTAAACTGGAGGATGTACCCCCATAGGCTGTGGCTTTTGCGCTGGACATCCAGCCAGCCGACATCGTCGAAACCGGGCTCGTTCCAGCCGGCGGCCAGCGAGTCCAGCGTCTTCCAGCCCTGGCCGCTTTCGACGCGCTGGATACTCCCATCGTCGAAGGTGAGCTGGAGGCTCAGCAGGACGCCGGCGGGGTTGGGAACCGTGCCTTCGTTGACAGCCTCGACGGCGACGAGGTTGCGGCCCGGCTTCAAGAGGCCGGCCACATCGAGGCGCTCGGGCGTCCGCCAGTTGTCGGCCTCGAGGGCAAGCCGGCCATTGATATATACCTTATACGCATGGTCGGCGGTGGCGAGCAGGCTGGCGGATTGCACGGCGCCGGGGGTGTCGAAGCCGGCCCGGAAGTAACGGGCGCCGGGGTAGGCGTTCTGGGACTGGTGGATGTCCGGATACCAGATCCAGCTGGCGTCGGGGGGGTTGCTCTGGGCCTCGGGGTTAAAGGCGACGCTGACGTACACCGGGGCGACGGCTTCGCTGACGGCGTCGGCGAACTGTTCGGCGGTGAGCCGGCGAACGAGGGGTCCGGTGAACGCAAACGACTCGCTGCGCACCTGATCTTCGGACGGCGCGGTGCGGGCCGGCAGCTGGTAGACGCGAGATGTCATGATCGTCCGGAGGAGCACACGCAGGTCCTGCCCGCCGGCGGAGAAGTCGGACGCGAGCCAGTCCAGCACATCCTGATCCCAGGGTAGGCGGTCCATCTCATCGACGGGCTCGACCAGCCCGCGGCCGAGGAGCCTCGCCCAGTACCGGTTGACGAGGGTCCGCTGGAGCCGGCCATTGTCCGGATGGGTAACGAGATCGGCCAGCTGCACCAGCCGCTCGCTGACGGGGGCCGTGCCGTCGATCGTGCCAAGCTCGGGGAAGATGAATGCCGTTTCCGCCAGCCGGCCGGTGGGCTTGTCGCACCGGAAGATCTCGAGCGTGGTGTCCGCGAAGACATTCGCGAAGGCGTACGCCTCGTCGAGTTTCGTATTGCTGACGAAGCTGTCGTGGCACGAGGCGCACTTGAGATTGAGACCGAGCAGGGACTGGGAGATGTTCTGGGCGGCCTGGAGTTCGACGCGCTGGCTGGCGTTCACCGCGCCGCGCCATTTGATGCCTTTGACGAACCCATCCGATTCCGGCGACGCATCGATCAGCGCGCGCACCATGGTGTCGTAGGGCATATTATCGCGCAGGGCGTCGTAGAGCCAGCGGGTAATCTGCCGGCGCCCGCCGTCGATGTAGCCGGGGCCGGAGTAGTCGTTGCGCAGCAGGTCGTTCCAGAAGCTGAGCCAGTGCGCGGCGTAGTCCTCGTCGCGCGCCAGCAACGCATCGACGAGGCGTTCGCGCTTGTCGGGCCGACCATCCGCGACGAAACGATCCACCTCCTCGGGCAAAGGAATCAGACCGATGGCGTCCAGATAGGCCCGGCGGATGAAGCGGCGGTCGTCCACGGGCTCGTCCCACGCGATTGCATTGGCCTCGAAGTAGCGGTCCACGAGACGGTCCACCGGGTGCTTCAGGCCGCCGGCGATCGCCGGCAGTTCGGGCTTGCGCGGCGCGAGGGGCGCCTCGCGGAAGATGTTGTATTCGAGGCTGTCCGGCCAGTAGGCGCCGTCGTCGATCCAGAGGCGGATCAGCGCGATGTCTTCACCTGGCAGGGCGTCGCGTTTTTCGGGCATGGACTCCTCGTCGTTACGCGGGAGCAAGAGCCGGCGGATTAGCTCGCTATTTCCACTCCGCCCGGGCACGATCGTGGGGCCGGAGTCGCCGCCGAGGAAGGCGAATTCCTTTTCATCCAACCGCAATCCACCTTCTACCTTGTTGGAACTGTGGCATTTGTAGCAGTTGTGGGCGAAAATCGAACGGACGCCCATATTCAGCTCGATCCGCTGGGCGTCGGTGAGCGGTTCGCCGGCGTCGAGGGCGTACCGGATGGCGGGGTCGAGCGCGGTGGGCGCCGCCTGATTCCACGGCAGCACCTCCGTGAGGTACGTCTCGCCGTGCGTGAGGGACGCCCCGAAGTGCCCCGCCACGCCGACACCCACGGACGCAAGCGCCAGGGCGGCGCGGAACTGAAGCCGGTGCTCGGGTGACGGCCGGCGCGTCTCCCGCCGGAGCAACAGAAAGGCCGCCAGGGCCAGGAGGGCGGTGGCTACGCCGGACCATTTGTGCCACACGACGGTCTGGCCGGCAAACGACTCGGCGTCTGCGAGCAGCAGCCCCATGCCGGCCGCGACAACCGCGGAAGCCGCCCCCAGCGCCACGAGCAGGCGTTTGCTCCCTTCCAGATTCGGCCGTTGCCCCTTCCATGTCAGGCCTTCCACGACGAGGGCTACCAACAGGAGGGTGATGGGGAAGTGCACGATCATCGGGTGCAGTCTTCCAAGGATGACCGGGATCCAGTCCATGGGGTCGATGTGTGCCGGGTTCGGTGTTCCGGGTATCGCGACCAGCCTCGGCCGAGACTCGGAACCCGCAGCCCGCGGATTTAGTGTGTCAATATGTTTACCTGGCGTACCATGATAAATGATGGTGTTCAATCCATCAAGCACTCATTTCTTTCGCCATTCGATGGACGATCGTTCCCCGGCCAACTCCCCCTTTACTATCCACCCCGACACCCGCGTCGGGGCGGTCACTCTGGCGGTCGCTGATCTGGATGATATGCGGCGGTTTTACGAAACCGTGATGGGGCTCGACGTGATGGCGGGCTCGTCCGATGAGGCGGTGCTTGGGGCCGGTGGCCGGCCGTTGCTCCGGCTGATGCATCGCCCCGCCGGCCAGGCCGAGCCGCATGCCACGGGATTGTATCACTTCGCCCTGCTCGTGACCTCCCGGGCGCATCTGGGGGCCTGGCTGGCCCATATGGCCGGCATGGGGCACCGGCTGGACGGCGCCGGCGACCACGATGTCAGTGAGGCGCTGTATCTATCGGATCCCGAAGGCAACGGGATTGAAGTATATCGGGATCGACCGCGAACGGAGTGGACGTATGAAGGGGGGCGCGTGCGGATGGGGACGGAGCCGGTGGACATTCGGGGAGTGCTCGATGCAGGCGCCGGCGTGTCCTGGCGCGGCATGCCCGCCGGCACGACCATGGGGCACATCCACCTGCGCGTGGCCGACGTCGCGGCTACCGAAGCCTTTTATACCACCCGGTTGGGGATGACCACGATGGCGATGCTGCACGGGGCCGGGTTTTTCAGCGCCGGAGGGTATCATCATCATATCGGCGCCAATACCTGGCATTCGCGCGGAGCAGGGCCGCCGGCGGAGGGGGCGTTGGGCCTGGTGGAGGCCTCGATTGTCCTGCCCGATTCAGCGGCACTCGAGGGGCTCGTAAGCCATCTCGATGATCTCCGTCAGCCCATCGACATGAGTGGCCCGGAGCCGCTGATTCGCGATCCGTCCGGCCTTGCCCTGCGGCTGACAGTGGCATAGCTGTTACTCTTCGCGCGGGAACGACTGGTGCGCGTGTCGGATATTCCAGGACTCGCCTTCGTGGACCCACACGTACGTCCACGCGGCGTCGCGGGCGAAGGAGCCGCCGCTTTTCATCTTTGTGACGAAGCGGCCGGTGGACGAGACGATGACCAGCTGTTCGGACACGACACTTACGGTGGGCTCGCCGAACTCGATCTCCTGGTGCTCGACGCCGGCGTAAATACCGCGGTATACCTCCAGCAATTCCCCTCGCGTATACCGTTTGCCGTCAATCAGAAACACCGCATCCGGCATGTTGCTATGGTAGCGGAAGGCTGCTTCAACATTTACCGTCTCGGCGGCGTCCAGCACGTCCCGCGTCAGGCTGAGCACCATCGTCTGGAGAGTCTCGCGCTCGGCGTCGTTCGGCTGACGTACGCGCATCGTGCATCCCGTGGCAAATAAAAATAAGAGGACCAGCAGCAGCAGGGTGGTGACAACGTGTCGAGAGCGCATGATCGGAAAGCGGAAGTGAGTGACGAAGTACGAGACGCTAAAATAGGAAATGCGGTAGCGGCTCGCCAGCGTCGCGGCGCGTTTACGGGACAGGGATTTATTCAGATCGTCTTCTGGTCGATACTGGCTAGCGTATCAGGGATGCGTTCCTTGGGAATTGCATCGAGGAGAAATCGTAGGGCTCGACCAGTGCCTGTAAAGCCAATGAATACCATGGTAGAGACGAGTCTGGTTCGCCGGGGAGAGGTAATCGAAGCGGATGCCCGCGCAGCCGTCGCGGCGTTCGCGGCGCAGGTGACCCAGCCGGATATGGCCGGCGTTGTGCTTTTTTGCTCGTCGAATTACGACCCCGAAATCATCGCCGAAGCGATGCGCGCCCACTTCGACTGCCCGGTAGTGGGGTGCACCACGGCCGGCGAAATCGCCAGTACGTACCAGCGCAACGGTATCGTGGGAGCGAGTTTCCCGACTTCCCACTTCCGCCTCCACCCCGTGCTTATCACCTCGATGCGCGACTTTGGCCTTACCCGGGCCGCCATGGTCTGCCAGGACGTGGAGAGCCAGCTCGAGTTCTCCCGGCGCGCCGGCGCGGACCGCATGTTCGGGCTCCTACTGGTGGATGGACTATCGCTTCTCGAGGAGCGGGTGGTTTCAAATCTGTACAACGCCTTCAACGGGATGCCGATCGTCGGGGGATCCGCGGGGGACGATCTCCAATTCGTCGAGACGCTCGTGTATATGGACGGGCGATTCCATGAGCACGCGGCGGTCCTCGCCGTGGTCGAGACAACGCTGCCGTTCCGCGTTTTCCGATGGCAACACTTCCAGCCCACGGCCGTCGATCTGGTGGTCACCGCGTCGGATCCGGATTCACGGACGGTGTATGAGATCAACGGCGGCATGGCGACCATAGAATATGCCGCGGCCCTGGGGCTGCGGCCCGAGGAACTCGACGCACACGTTTTTTCGCTCCACCCCATTATGATTCAGATCGGCGACGAGTGGTATGTGCGCTCGATCAAACAGGCAAACGCGGATGGGAGCCTTACTTTCCTGTGCGCCATCGACTCCGGCCTCCCGCTCACCGTCGCCAACGGGGTCAATTACCTCGAAGTGCTGGGCGAGCAGATCGCGGCACTCCGGGCAGACATCGGGACGCCTTCCCTGACGATCGGGTGCGACTGTATCCTGAGGCGGATCGAGATCCTGGAAAAAGGAATCGAACAAGAGGTGGCCGGCCTCCTTAGCGAAGTAAATTTTATGGGGTTCAGCACGTTCGGCGAGCAGATCAATGGTCTCCATGTGAACCAGACGTTGACGGGCATAGCCATCGGCGAGGAGGTATGACGGAAGCGCCAATCGACCATGCCGCGCGCGTTCACGAGCTCGAGAAGAAGCTCGCGAAAGAGAAAAAAATAAACGACTCGCTCAAGGAGCGAGTCAAACAGTCCATACGCTCGACGGGCGACTCGTTTTCGCTCTTCGAAAGCAACATCGCCCTGCAGCGCGAGGTCGAACGCCGCACGCGGGACCTCGTGGTGGCGAAAGAAGCGGCGGAGTCAGCGGCGCGCGCCAAGGCCGAGTTTCTGGCAACGATGAGCCATGAAATTCGCACGCCGATGAATGGCGTGATCGGGATGACGAGCCTGCTGCTCGATATGGGTCTGGACGATGACCAGCGTGAAACCGTCGAGGTGATCCAGTCGTCCGGCCTGGCGCTGCTGTCG is part of the Rhodothermales bacterium genome and harbors:
- a CDS encoding DUF1501 domain-containing protein; this translates as MNNSLSRRDFVRRTGAATLAAMAAGLPSATFLSSCATNARAHATADTVILLWMAGGMAHTETFDPKTYVPYEKGIDPNRVLSTFPSISTAVDGIRFSQGLEEMASVMDRGTVIRSYQSGDLGFILHSRHQYHWHTCYEPPQTVAAPHIGSWIARELGPINPALPAFINIGQRFHVGEAEELKAFHTAGFLGAEYGPFLIPDPQTGLDSVRPPVGMTASRFERRNQIYRDLVAESPLGDHGSDYQKESLMRSMEQAYRLLNSPEARAFDLSLEPSASYDAYNTGRFGLGCLLAKRLTQEGARFITVTTEYEPFHGWDTHENGHTRLVAMKQLIDRPIAKLVRDLEESGHLDRTIIVLASEFSRDMMMEGRPGAKVKDQVFVPDAIDDLVHYGMHRHFTSGCSIMMYGGGIKKGYAFGRTADERPCEAVENPVKIDQIHQTIYHALGIPPETSYEIEARPFYTTPDGKGEAILDILHS
- a CDS encoding DUF1549 domain-containing protein, with translation MDWIPVILGRLHPMIVHFPITLLLVALVVEGLTWKGQRPNLEGSKRLLVALGAASAVVAAGMGLLLADAESFAGQTVVWHKWSGVATALLALAAFLLLRRETRRPSPEHRLQFRAALALASVGVGVAGHFGASLTHGETYLTEVLPWNQAAPTALDPAIRYALDAGEPLTDAQRIELNMGVRSIFAHNCYKCHSSNKVEGGLRLDEKEFAFLGGDSGPTIVPGRSGNSELIRRLLLPRNDEESMPEKRDALPGEDIALIRLWIDDGAYWPDSLEYNIFREAPLAPRKPELPAIAGGLKHPVDRLVDRYFEANAIAWDEPVDDRRFIRRAYLDAIGLIPLPEEVDRFVADGRPDKRERLVDALLARDEDYAAHWLSFWNDLLRNDYSGPGYIDGGRRQITRWLYDALRDNMPYDTMVRALIDASPESDGFVKGIKWRGAVNASQRVELQAAQNISQSLLGLNLKCASCHDSFVSNTKLDEAYAFANVFADTTLEIFRCDKPTGRLAETAFIFPELGTIDGTAPVSERLVQLADLVTHPDNGRLQRTLVNRYWARLLGRGLVEPVDEMDRLPWDQDVLDWLASDFSAGGQDLRVLLRTIMTSRVYQLPARTAPSEDQVRSESFAFTGPLVRRLTAEQFADAVSEAVAPVYVSVAFNPEAQSNPPDASWIWYPDIHQSQNAYPGARYFRAGFDTPGAVQSASLLATADHAYKVYINGRLALEADNWRTPERLDVAGLLKPGRNLVAVEAVNEGTVPNPAGVLLSLQLTFDDGSIQRVESGQGWKTLDSLAAGWNEPGFDDVGWLDVQRKSHSLWGYILQFTHEATDAAPAFARASLVYNDDFLKALGRESRETVITSRPTQTTLLQALEMTNGDRFYETMQIGAEHWHAALGASPAVLVDSVYASTLSRPPTDAERRVALDLLGAAPDTTTVQDLLWALVMLPEFQLIY
- a CDS encoding VOC family protein; amino-acid sequence: MDDRSPANSPFTIHPDTRVGAVTLAVADLDDMRRFYETVMGLDVMAGSSDEAVLGAGGRPLLRLMHRPAGQAEPHATGLYHFALLVTSRAHLGAWLAHMAGMGHRLDGAGDHDVSEALYLSDPEGNGIEVYRDRPRTEWTYEGGRVRMGTEPVDIRGVLDAGAGVSWRGMPAGTTMGHIHLRVADVAATEAFYTTRLGMTTMAMLHGAGFFSAGGYHHHIGANTWHSRGAGPPAEGALGLVEASIVLPDSAALEGLVSHLDDLRQPIDMSGPEPLIRDPSGLALRLTVA
- a CDS encoding nuclear transport factor 2 family protein — translated: MRSRHVVTTLLLLVLLFLFATGCTMRVRQPNDAERETLQTMVLSLTRDVLDAAETVNVEAAFRYHSNMPDAVFLIDGKRYTRGELLEVYRGIYAGVEHQEIEFGEPTVSVVSEQLVIVSSTGRFVTKMKSGGSFARDAAWTYVWVHEGESWNIRHAHQSFPREE
- a CDS encoding FIST N-terminal domain-containing protein; translated protein: MVETSLVRRGEVIEADARAAVAAFAAQVTQPDMAGVVLFCSSNYDPEIIAEAMRAHFDCPVVGCTTAGEIASTYQRNGIVGASFPTSHFRLHPVLITSMRDFGLTRAAMVCQDVESQLEFSRRAGADRMFGLLLVDGLSLLEERVVSNLYNAFNGMPIVGGSAGDDLQFVETLVYMDGRFHEHAAVLAVVETTLPFRVFRWQHFQPTAVDLVVTASDPDSRTVYEINGGMATIEYAAALGLRPEELDAHVFSLHPIMIQIGDEWYVRSIKQANADGSLTFLCAIDSGLPLTVANGVNYLEVLGEQIAALRADIGTPSLTIGCDCILRRIEILEKGIEQEVAGLLSEVNFMGFSTFGEQINGLHVNQTLTGIAIGEEV